Proteins encoded together in one Pseudoroseomonas cervicalis window:
- a CDS encoding AI-2E family transporter, whose product MQSSSSPERGLQPARLLGLAALAALLIGCFLVLRPFLSALLWAAILAFCTWPAYRTLRDRLRLSPGLAALVMVTLEMLLVGLPLLFATPIRAEDVEGLRNSVETLVASGLPGLSDWLGRIPWVGEFLRERWDALQLDFTPLADMLRPYAGAIAQQALGVLLAVLSGLAELILAILLSFFFYRDGPRMAAGLEGLVVRIAGSQARRLVQLTANVTTGVVYGLLGTAVAQGLMTGFGLWISGVPQPALLAVIAGIISVLPVGAPLVWLPAALWLFSQGSTGWGLFLLVYGAGGISSVDNVIRPWLISRGADLPLLLTILGALGGVFAFGFLGLFLGPVLLAVGFTLLRDWAEEEPSTLR is encoded by the coding sequence ATGCAATCCTCTTCCTCCCCCGAGCGGGGGCTGCAGCCGGCGCGGCTGCTCGGGCTGGCGGCGCTGGCGGCGCTGCTGATCGGCTGCTTCCTGGTGCTGCGCCCCTTCCTCTCGGCGCTGCTCTGGGCGGCCATCCTGGCCTTCTGCACCTGGCCCGCCTACCGCACGCTGCGCGACCGGCTGCGGCTGTCGCCCGGCCTGGCGGCGCTGGTGATGGTGACGCTGGAGATGCTGCTGGTCGGGCTGCCTCTGCTCTTCGCGACGCCGATCCGCGCCGAGGATGTCGAGGGGCTGCGCAACAGCGTCGAGACCCTGGTGGCCTCCGGCCTGCCCGGGCTCAGCGACTGGCTGGGGCGCATCCCCTGGGTGGGCGAATTCCTGCGCGAGCGCTGGGACGCGCTGCAGCTCGACTTCACGCCGCTGGCCGACATGCTGCGCCCCTATGCCGGGGCGATCGCGCAGCAGGCGCTGGGCGTGCTGCTGGCGGTGCTGTCGGGGCTGGCCGAGCTGATCCTGGCGATCCTGCTCTCCTTCTTCTTCTACCGCGACGGGCCGCGCATGGCGGCGGGGCTGGAAGGGCTGGTGGTGCGCATCGCCGGCTCCCAGGCGCGGCGGCTGGTGCAGCTGACCGCCAATGTCACCACCGGCGTGGTCTATGGCCTGCTCGGCACGGCGGTGGCGCAGGGGCTGATGACCGGCTTCGGGCTGTGGATCTCCGGCGTGCCGCAGCCGGCGCTGCTGGCGGTCATCGCCGGCATCATCTCGGTGCTGCCGGTGGGGGCGCCGCTGGTCTGGCTGCCTGCCGCGCTGTGGCTGTTCAGCCAGGGCTCCACCGGCTGGGGGCTGTTCCTGCTGGTCTATGGCGCCGGCGGCATCAGCAGCGTGGACAATGTGATCCGCCCCTGGCTGATCAGCCGCGGCGCCGATCTGCCGCTGCTGCTGACCATCCTCGGCGCGCTGGGCGGGGTGTTCGCCTTCGGCTTCCTCGGTCTGTTCCTGGGGCCGGTGCTGCTGGCGGTGGGCTTCACCCTGCTGCGCGACTGGGCCGAGGAAGAGCCCTCGACCCTGCGCTGA